One stretch of Longimicrobiaceae bacterium DNA includes these proteins:
- a CDS encoding nucleotide sugar dehydrogenase — MQTHSTKEQMLNRFSRREATLGVIGLGYVGLPLAAEMARSGFRTVGFDVSQRVVDTVNRGESHIQDVASEVVADYVEKGLLSATTDLSRLSECDAISICVPTPLSKTKDPDLSYVVSATRSVRDALRPGQLVILESTTYPGTTREAMLPVLEDSGLEVGKDFFLCFSPERVDPGNPVWHTRNTPKVIGGLTEACTEVGVALYGQIFDTLVPVSSAEAAELVKLHENTFRMINIALANEMAQVCDRLGVDVWEVIDAAATKPFGFMKFTPGPGLGGHCIPLDPHYLSWKMRTLAFKTRMIELSSEVNAEMPAFVVRKVGDALNDDRKAIRGSRILVLGVAYKKDIDDLRESPALEILHLLQEKGAEVEYHDPHCPEIGDDGHTPLENLPLRSVNFTPEVLRAADCVVIVTDHRAIDYEMVAREARLVVDTRGVMRRVSGSARVVGLSGTEQERHTANGRWLSLVAS, encoded by the coding sequence CTTGGCTACGTGGGTCTTCCCCTCGCCGCTGAGATGGCCCGCAGTGGCTTCCGGACGGTGGGCTTCGATGTGAGCCAGCGGGTTGTAGACACCGTGAACCGCGGTGAGAGCCATATTCAGGACGTCGCATCGGAGGTGGTCGCGGACTACGTGGAGAAGGGGCTACTCAGCGCCACCACGGACCTTTCCCGCCTCTCCGAGTGCGACGCGATCTCCATCTGCGTTCCGACGCCGCTCTCCAAGACCAAGGACCCCGACCTCTCCTATGTGGTGAGCGCCACCAGGTCGGTGCGCGACGCCCTACGGCCGGGGCAACTGGTCATCCTCGAGTCCACCACCTATCCGGGCACGACCCGCGAAGCGATGCTGCCTGTGCTCGAGGATTCCGGACTCGAGGTCGGGAAGGATTTCTTCCTCTGCTTCAGCCCTGAGCGTGTCGATCCGGGCAATCCGGTGTGGCACACGCGGAACACCCCCAAGGTCATCGGCGGCCTCACCGAGGCGTGCACCGAAGTCGGGGTCGCCCTGTACGGCCAGATCTTCGATACCCTGGTGCCGGTCTCCAGCGCCGAGGCGGCCGAGTTGGTGAAGCTGCACGAGAACACCTTCCGGATGATCAACATCGCCCTGGCCAACGAGATGGCCCAGGTCTGCGATCGGCTGGGAGTGGATGTCTGGGAGGTGATCGACGCCGCGGCGACCAAGCCCTTCGGCTTCATGAAGTTCACCCCGGGCCCCGGTCTCGGGGGGCACTGCATCCCGCTCGACCCGCACTACCTCTCGTGGAAGATGCGGACACTCGCCTTCAAGACGCGGATGATCGAGCTGTCGAGCGAGGTGAACGCGGAGATGCCCGCCTTCGTCGTGCGCAAGGTGGGGGACGCACTGAACGACGATCGCAAAGCGATTCGCGGCAGCCGCATCCTGGTCCTGGGTGTCGCCTACAAGAAGGACATCGACGACCTGCGCGAGAGCCCGGCGCTGGAGATCCTGCACCTGTTGCAGGAGAAGGGGGCAGAGGTGGAGTACCACGACCCGCACTGCCCCGAGATCGGCGACGACGGGCATACGCCGCTGGAGAATCTCCCGCTGCGCTCCGTCAATTTCACTCCCGAGGTGCTCCGCGCCGCGGACTGCGTGGTGATCGTCACAGACCACCGGGCGATCGACTACGAGATGGTCGCCCGGGAGGCTCGTCTGGTGGTCGATACCCGTGGGGTGATGCGGCGAGTGAGCGGCTCGGCGCGGGTGGTGGGTCTGAGCGGAACGGAGCAGGAGCGCCACACCGCCAATGGGCGCTGGCTTTCGCTGGTCGCGAGCTGA